One Candidatus Binataceae bacterium DNA window includes the following coding sequences:
- a CDS encoding MBL fold metallo-hydrolase, whose protein sequence is MNQWKIGNVKVTRVIESEVAWDGTQLLPNATAENLLKERDWLYPAFTDDGGKIKLSIHALVIESMNKRIIVDTCVGNDKVRPAFPDWNKMQLPFLADLRKAGYSCEAIDHVLCTHLHIDHVGWNTTLKDGKWVATFSNARYLIGGTEWDFFSRQNDDFFKGPVEHSVRPIFDQRRAELVDEKRKLTDEVSLEAMPGHTPGHLAVRISSQGQNAVITGDLMHHPIQCRYPEWDDNFDVDQAQAKKTRRAFCERYADTGTIVLGTHFATPTAGKIVKQGDSFRFVPAWRETAPEPVSTT, encoded by the coding sequence ATGAATCAATGGAAGATCGGCAACGTGAAAGTTACTCGGGTAATCGAGTCCGAGGTCGCCTGGGACGGTACTCAGTTGCTGCCCAACGCCACTGCGGAGAATCTGCTCAAGGAACGCGACTGGCTCTATCCCGCCTTCACCGACGACGGCGGCAAGATCAAGCTCAGCATCCACGCGCTGGTAATCGAATCGATGAACAAACGGATTATCGTCGATACCTGCGTCGGCAACGACAAGGTCCGCCCGGCCTTTCCTGACTGGAACAAGATGCAACTGCCGTTCCTCGCCGACTTGCGCAAGGCTGGCTATTCCTGCGAAGCGATCGATCACGTCCTCTGCACGCATCTGCATATCGATCATGTCGGCTGGAACACGACGCTCAAAGACGGCAAGTGGGTCGCAACCTTCTCCAACGCGCGCTATCTGATCGGCGGCACCGAGTGGGATTTTTTCTCGCGCCAGAACGACGACTTCTTCAAAGGGCCCGTCGAGCATTCGGTGCGTCCGATTTTCGATCAGAGGCGCGCGGAACTGGTCGACGAGAAGCGCAAGCTCACCGACGAAGTCTCGCTCGAGGCGATGCCCGGCCATACCCCCGGCCACCTTGCCGTGCGCATTTCCTCGCAGGGACAAAACGCCGTCATTACCGGCGACCTGATGCATCACCCCATTCAATGCCGCTATCCTGAGTGGGATGATAATTTTGACGTCGATCAGGCGCAGGCGAAGAAGACCCGTCGCGCTTTCTGCGAGCGCTACGCGGATACCGGCACAATCGTGCTGGGCACTCACTTCGCGACGCCCACGGCCGGAAAGATCGTCAAGCAGGGCGATTCCTTCCGCTTTGTACCGGCCTGGCGGGAAACCGCGCCCGAACCGGTATCAACAACATGA
- a CDS encoding MMPL family transporter, whose translation MVHSSNNIGKIILRFRAPIGLLLSVVTVFMIYASSRVQINTRFVDFFPSYHKYILLNEKYQRSFGGAETLAIMLRVKDGDIFNETTLKKMQSLTQAMDSLPGVNHEEVFSIASFRVNYVEAESGALISKPYMFPDVPKTADGVALLKNKVIVHQDALRQLVSSDFKSAMVTASFNDAEINYSEFFKDVQKIVQDNQDANNEIFVAGEPIVRGYGYHYLPRLLAIIIISLAVIVLVHYYGIRGIARWWAPLMTGTFSALWGMGFTGLIGYQLDPVMLVIPFILTARDVSHGIQWQRRFYSEIEKTGGDVHTAVVNTTSLMLPPGLVSILADIFGIIFVSFSGIPVLHHIALTGAVWVASSLLMVFVFQPIVMSYLPPPALEGKLDEHLSGGLEGLMDRFLRNFITFPVHPGWARTTLLWGAAAFIVFGLVSGQRAEIGYRTVGTPLYRPDSKVNRDIQEIAKSFPVDEGWVVLETPGYPNPQSSLGPDPLRAADDLRYYLRERDPNVLQVISFASDIEKPFNQMFHYANPKFLRVPDSVQLSGNLWYLYLSGTAPGEMERFIPNSQARANCVRVLLRDHTYDTLNRVLDEIRDFNSTHMAGNPGVSQVHVAYMGGIAGLYAAANQVLKRTDFFNLTLTLIAVGICCAIEFRSPAAGLLFIAASVLGNFGAFIYMNARNLTLTIDTIPVVSLGIGLGIDYGIYTMAAIRDEAIGGAEITTAITTAMRGTGQAVLNTLFVMIGGLSIWTFSPVDFHVRMAELLIFLMCTNAITGVIILPSFVSAFRPRFITRYVQTEEAGTPPRMASSS comes from the coding sequence ATGGTACATTCATCCAATAATATCGGTAAAATTATCCTGCGTTTTCGCGCACCGATCGGCTTGTTACTATCGGTCGTAACCGTCTTCATGATCTATGCGTCGTCGCGCGTGCAAATCAACACGCGCTTCGTCGACTTCTTTCCCAGCTACCACAAGTACATCCTGCTCAATGAGAAATATCAGCGCTCCTTCGGCGGCGCCGAGACCCTTGCGATCATGCTCCGCGTCAAGGACGGGGATATCTTCAATGAGACCACGCTGAAGAAAATGCAAAGTCTCACTCAGGCGATGGACAGCCTGCCCGGCGTTAATCACGAAGAGGTTTTTTCGATCGCGTCATTCCGCGTCAATTATGTCGAGGCCGAGTCCGGCGCCCTGATCAGCAAACCCTACATGTTTCCCGACGTGCCTAAAACCGCGGACGGGGTCGCCCTGCTCAAGAATAAGGTGATCGTGCATCAGGACGCTCTGCGCCAACTTGTGAGTAGTGATTTCAAGAGCGCGATGGTTACCGCTTCCTTCAACGACGCCGAGATCAACTACTCTGAGTTTTTCAAGGACGTGCAGAAGATCGTCCAGGATAACCAGGACGCCAACAATGAAATCTTCGTCGCCGGCGAGCCGATCGTCCGCGGCTACGGCTATCACTATTTGCCGCGCCTCCTCGCGATTATCATCATCTCACTCGCGGTCATCGTGCTGGTGCATTACTACGGCATACGCGGTATCGCGCGCTGGTGGGCGCCGCTGATGACAGGAACTTTCTCCGCACTGTGGGGCATGGGCTTCACCGGGCTGATCGGCTACCAACTCGATCCCGTGATGCTGGTTATCCCCTTCATTCTCACTGCGCGCGACGTCAGCCACGGTATCCAGTGGCAGCGCCGCTTCTATAGCGAGATCGAGAAAACCGGCGGCGACGTCCATACTGCTGTCGTTAACACGACTAGCCTGATGCTGCCGCCGGGACTCGTCTCCATCCTCGCCGACATCTTCGGCATCATCTTCGTCTCATTCAGCGGCATCCCGGTGCTTCACCATATAGCCCTGACCGGAGCGGTCTGGGTGGCCTCGAGCCTCCTGATGGTCTTCGTCTTCCAGCCCATCGTGATGAGCTATCTGCCGCCGCCTGCACTCGAAGGAAAACTCGACGAGCATCTCTCCGGCGGCCTCGAAGGTTTGATGGACCGCTTCTTGCGCAACTTCATCACCTTTCCGGTCCATCCGGGTTGGGCCCGCACCACTCTCCTGTGGGGCGCCGCCGCGTTCATCGTCTTCGGACTGGTCTCCGGCCAGCGCGCCGAAATCGGTTATCGCACTGTCGGGACGCCGCTCTATCGGCCCGACTCGAAGGTCAACCGCGACATCCAGGAGATCGCCAAATCGTTCCCGGTCGATGAAGGCTGGGTGGTGCTGGAAACTCCCGGTTATCCCAATCCGCAGTCTTCGCTGGGTCCCGATCCGCTGCGCGCCGCAGACGATTTGCGCTACTACCTGCGCGAGCGTGATCCTAACGTGCTGCAGGTGATTTCGTTCGCCTCGGACATCGAAAAACCCTTCAACCAGATGTTCCACTACGCGAACCCCAAATTTCTGCGCGTCCCGGATTCAGTCCAGCTCTCCGGCAATCTCTGGTATCTCTATCTCTCCGGCACTGCCCCCGGCGAAATGGAGCGCTTTATCCCCAACTCGCAGGCGCGCGCGAACTGCGTGCGCGTGCTCTTGCGCGATCATACCTACGACACCCTGAATCGCGTCCTCGACGAAATCCGGGACTTCAACAGTACTCACATGGCCGGTAACCCGGGCGTGAGCCAGGTACATGTCGCCTACATGGGCGGCATCGCCGGCCTCTATGCCGCTGCTAATCAGGTGCTCAAGCGTACCGACTTCTTCAATCTTACTTTGACTTTGATCGCCGTCGGCATCTGCTGCGCGATCGAGTTTCGCTCGCCCGCCGCAGGTCTGCTTTTCATCGCGGCCAGTGTTCTCGGCAACTTCGGCGCGTTCATCTACATGAATGCCCGCAACCTCACTCTGACTATCGATACTATCCCGGTCGTTTCACTGGGTATCGGACTAGGTATCGATTACGGCATCTACACGATGGCTGCCATCCGCGACGAAGCGATAGGCGGCGCGGAAATCACCACCGCCATCACCACCGCGATGCGCGGGACCGGGCAGGCGGTGCTCAATACCCTGTTCGTCATGATCGGCGGCCTCTCGATCTGGACTTTCTCTCCAGTTGACTTCCACGTCCGCATGGCCGAACTGCTGATCTTCCTGATGTGCACCAACGCGATCACCGGGGTTATCATCCTGCCCAGCTTTGTCTCCGCCTTCCGGCCCCGTTTTATCACCCGGTATGTGCAGACCGAGGAGGCCGGCACCCCGCCGCGGATGGCCTCGTCGAGTTGA
- a CDS encoding YCF48-related protein: MSRGLRWIMGVAPSAWIVALCAALWLGFSPGTSFAENPQPSAEAGRDRTWENYFGVAILPSERAVIVGDKGLVMTSDDHGRTWQRVQLKKGVNLYDLYSVAFAPDGASGWAVGDGGVIFHSDDRGATWKPQDSKLTSALLKVVAIDAQKACTAGEHGVVLCTADGGASWNSYKFPEDIVFFDLAFTDPNNGWVVGEFATTLRTTDGGKSWNLQTGGKRDLTSDPFFAIAFENAASGLVLGLNGEDMTTADGGKSWKPGALAGQHHSFYAATARPAGDSGELYIGGQDGVAARVVRGEVLPGQSATSNSITGLAFSPHLGLAVGMSGTIMRSEDGGQHWSAWNAGNTAPVRAN; the protein is encoded by the coding sequence ATGAGTAGGGGACTTCGTTGGATTATGGGGGTCGCGCCATCAGCCTGGATCGTCGCGCTGTGTGCAGCCCTATGGCTCGGCTTTTCACCGGGGACGAGCTTTGCGGAAAACCCGCAGCCCAGTGCCGAGGCCGGACGCGACCGCACGTGGGAGAACTATTTCGGCGTCGCAATTCTGCCCTCCGAACGCGCCGTAATCGTTGGCGACAAGGGCCTCGTGATGACCTCCGACGACCACGGCCGCACGTGGCAGCGGGTCCAGCTAAAGAAGGGCGTCAACCTGTACGACCTCTACAGCGTGGCCTTCGCGCCCGACGGCGCGAGCGGCTGGGCCGTCGGCGACGGTGGCGTGATTTTTCATTCGGACGACCGCGGCGCTACCTGGAAGCCGCAAGACTCGAAACTAACTTCGGCTTTGCTGAAAGTGGTCGCGATCGACGCGCAGAAGGCCTGCACCGCCGGCGAACACGGCGTCGTCCTTTGCACCGCCGACGGTGGCGCCAGCTGGAATTCCTACAAGTTCCCGGAAGACATCGTCTTCTTCGATCTCGCTTTCACCGATCCGAATAATGGCTGGGTCGTCGGCGAATTTGCCACTACCCTTCGCACGACTGACGGCGGCAAGAGCTGGAATCTCCAGACCGGCGGCAAGCGTGATCTCACCTCGGATCCCTTTTTCGCGATAGCTTTCGAGAACGCCGCGAGTGGCCTCGTCCTCGGCCTCAACGGCGAGGATATGACGACTGCCGACGGGGGCAAGAGCTGGAAACCCGGCGCGCTCGCCGGCCAGCACCATTCATTTTACGCCGCTACGGCGCGGCCCGCAGGTGACTCCGGGGAGCTTTATATCGGTGGCCAGGACGGCGTCGCGGCGCGCGTGGTGCGCGGCGAGGTCCTGCCCGGGCAGAGCGCGACCTCGAACTCGATCACCGGATTAGCCTTCTCCCCTCATCTGGGGCTGGCGGTGGGGATGTCGGGTACGATCATGCGCAGCGAAGATGGCGGCCAGCACTGGAGTGCGTGGAACGCCGGCAACACCGCCCCGGTACGGGCGAATTGA
- a CDS encoding YqgE/AlgH family protein, which produces MLAGSSLMSARLFAAAAPNIASEPYFLVATPDLPDPIFQQSVILVLPSESPLVAGFIINKPTRVTVGEVFREVDGLKHPDDKAYFGGPVDYTEPILLMRSDHPPVGATRLASHLYAATGLGTIAAALTRPLASGDQRLMLGRAQWSSDQLHGEILQGAWETLPADIDLIFSAEPAKLWPKLVQQSHLRQVGVIAQPDPPAGSFGEFLRSP; this is translated from the coding sequence ATGCTTGCCGGATCATCGCTGATGTCCGCCCGTCTGTTCGCCGCGGCGGCGCCGAACATCGCCTCTGAACCATACTTTCTGGTCGCCACGCCTGATCTCCCAGATCCGATCTTTCAGCAGTCCGTGATCCTCGTATTGCCCTCGGAGTCGCCGCTGGTGGCAGGCTTCATCATCAATAAGCCGACGCGAGTGACCGTCGGCGAGGTCTTCCGCGAAGTCGACGGCCTCAAGCATCCGGACGATAAGGCCTACTTCGGCGGACCGGTGGATTATACCGAGCCGATCCTGCTGATGCGCAGTGACCATCCGCCGGTCGGGGCGACCCGCCTTGCGAGCCATCTCTATGCGGCCACGGGTCTCGGCACTATCGCGGCTGCGCTGACCCGGCCCCTCGCGTCAGGCGATCAGCGGCTGATGCTGGGGCGTGCGCAGTGGTCAAGCGATCAGCTCCACGGAGAGATCCTGCAGGGCGCGTGGGAAACCCTGCCCGCCGACATCGATCTGATCTTCAGCGCCGAACCGGCAAAGCTTTGGCCCAAACTCGTGCAGCAGTCGCATCTGCGCCAGGTCGGTGTGATTGCTCAGCCGGACCCGCCTGCGGGCTCATTCGGAGAATTCCTCCGAAGTCCATGA
- a CDS encoding MFS transporter produces MNSWRRWLAPYGKPRVLLILPLGFASGLPLLLTFSTLSAWLATVGVSRSVIGAFALVGTPYAFKFAWSPLLDRLPPPLPLGRRRGWGVTIQLALIAAVLALGRTDPHRDLATMAILAVTVAFLSASQDVVIDAWRVEILTAEEQGPGAGMIQAGYRIAMLVSGAGALLIADRAGWFAAYATMAGFLTVGLCVFLFGPEPPAPVIALSQESAGGLSAVQEWLASAVVAPFADFMQRPRWVAILLFVIVFKLGEALAGVMATPLYIAMGFSLAEIAAVSKLVGFAATIVGLFAGGVVCARLGLMRGLLICGLLQSAGNLFYVVQALEGHRLDYLALCVAIENITSAMAAVALVAYLSGLCSPAFTATQYALLSSLAVVGRTLVASSGGMLADELGWVRFFLLSTVVTIPSLILLVWIARAAVQQDSSGPRPPHVRQLTSP; encoded by the coding sequence ATGAATAGCTGGCGGCGATGGCTGGCGCCATATGGAAAACCGCGGGTCCTGCTCATCCTGCCGCTCGGCTTTGCCAGTGGACTGCCCCTGCTGCTGACCTTCTCGACGCTGTCGGCCTGGCTGGCGACGGTCGGTGTGAGCCGCAGCGTGATCGGCGCCTTCGCGCTGGTCGGCACGCCCTACGCTTTCAAATTCGCCTGGTCGCCGCTGCTCGATCGCCTGCCGCCCCCGCTTCCCCTCGGCCGCCGGCGTGGCTGGGGCGTCACGATCCAGCTCGCCCTCATCGCCGCCGTGCTCGCGCTCGGACGAACGGATCCGCACCGGGACCTCGCCACGATGGCAATCCTGGCGGTGACGGTGGCGTTCCTGTCGGCGAGTCAGGACGTCGTGATTGATGCCTGGCGCGTCGAGATTTTGACTGCCGAAGAGCAGGGTCCCGGCGCCGGGATGATTCAGGCGGGCTATCGGATCGCGATGCTGGTCTCGGGCGCCGGGGCGCTGCTGATCGCGGATCGCGCGGGGTGGTTTGCGGCCTATGCGACCATGGCGGGGTTTCTTACCGTCGGGCTGTGCGTCTTTCTGTTTGGTCCCGAACCGCCCGCACCGGTCATAGCGTTGAGTCAGGAGAGCGCCGGCGGTCTGAGTGCCGTGCAGGAATGGCTGGCGAGTGCGGTCGTCGCGCCATTTGCGGATTTCATGCAGCGGCCGCGCTGGGTCGCGATCCTGCTGTTCGTGATCGTCTTCAAGCTGGGTGAGGCGCTGGCCGGCGTGATGGCGACGCCGCTCTATATCGCGATGGGCTTTTCGTTGGCCGAAATCGCCGCGGTCTCGAAGCTGGTCGGCTTTGCGGCGACGATCGTCGGCTTGTTCGCGGGCGGTGTCGTCTGCGCGCGACTCGGCCTGATGCGCGGGCTGTTGATCTGCGGCTTGTTGCAATCGGCCGGCAACCTCTTCTATGTGGTGCAGGCGCTGGAGGGCCATCGGCTCGACTATCTGGCGCTGTGCGTCGCGATAGAGAACATCACCAGCGCGATGGCCGCGGTCGCCCTCGTGGCTTATCTCTCCGGGCTCTGCTCGCCTGCCTTCACCGCGACGCAGTATGCCCTGCTCTCCTCGCTGGCCGTGGTTGGACGAACGCTGGTGGCGTCGTCGGGCGGGATGCTGGCCGACGAGCTTGGCTGGGTGCGCTTCTTCCTGCTCTCGACCGTGGTGACGATTCCATCGCTGATTCTGCTCGTCTGGATCGCACGAGCGGCCGTGCAGCAGGATTCGTCGGGGCCGCGGCCGCCTCATGTCCGCCAGCTTACGTCGCCGTAA
- a CDS encoding NAD(P)/FAD-dependent oxidoreductase has protein sequence MRAATYDIVTIGGGLAGSALARAMADQGAQVLVLERETQFRDRVRGENVAPWGVAEARRLGLDATLQKANVNQARWVIGLGPDRDLVSSTPQGLPSLTFHHPTMQEALIADAAQSGAHIRRGVNVKFVTPGAPAAVAFDSGGATETVAARLVVGADGRSSNVRKWGKFAERRDPDRLTIAGVLLEGGEGYRSDAAYFMVNPMIGQGSFVAPQSDGRFRAYVAHRTHADLRLHGRDSLPRFVEGCIQCGVPPNFFTGADAVGPLASFSGADSWIDHPYAAGVTLIGDAAACSDPSWGQGLSLTLRDVRVLRDALLADSDWDRAGHAYAREHDRYYHSVHTSEDWLTTLFYDRGELADARRAKALPRIMEDPTRVPDHLFSGPELPIDDAVRRRFFGEE, from the coding sequence ATGCGTGCAGCTACCTACGACATCGTAACTATCGGCGGCGGACTCGCCGGCTCGGCATTAGCAAGGGCGATGGCCGACCAGGGTGCGCAGGTACTGGTCCTCGAACGTGAGACGCAGTTCCGTGATCGCGTTCGCGGCGAGAATGTTGCTCCCTGGGGCGTCGCGGAAGCGCGGCGGCTTGGCCTCGATGCGACTCTCCAGAAGGCGAATGTAAATCAGGCACGCTGGGTGATCGGGCTCGGACCAGATCGCGACCTTGTGTCATCCACGCCTCAGGGCCTGCCGTCGCTCACCTTTCACCATCCAACGATGCAGGAGGCGCTGATCGCGGACGCAGCCCAATCCGGTGCGCACATCCGCCGCGGTGTGAATGTGAAATTCGTCACGCCGGGCGCACCCGCGGCAGTTGCGTTCGATTCCGGCGGAGCGACCGAGACCGTCGCCGCGCGGCTCGTCGTCGGCGCTGATGGGCGCTCATCGAACGTGCGCAAATGGGGCAAATTCGCCGAGCGGCGCGATCCCGACCGGCTTACGATTGCCGGTGTACTGTTAGAGGGCGGAGAGGGTTACCGCAGCGATGCCGCCTACTTTATGGTCAATCCAATGATTGGCCAGGGATCGTTTGTCGCGCCACAGAGCGACGGTCGCTTCCGCGCCTATGTCGCTCATCGCACCCATGCCGATCTGCGGCTCCATGGTAGGGATTCGTTGCCGCGCTTCGTCGAGGGATGCATCCAGTGTGGTGTGCCACCGAATTTTTTCACCGGCGCCGACGCGGTCGGGCCGCTCGCCAGCTTCAGCGGAGCGGATAGCTGGATCGATCATCCCTATGCTGCGGGGGTCACACTGATCGGAGACGCGGCTGCATGCAGCGATCCCTCGTGGGGACAAGGACTGTCGCTCACACTTCGCGACGTCCGCGTACTTCGCGATGCGCTGTTGGCGGACAGCGACTGGGATCGCGCGGGTCACGCTTACGCCCGCGAGCATGACCGCTACTATCATTCAGTCCATACGTCGGAGGACTGGCTCACCACACTCTTTTATGATCGGGGCGAACTGGCTGATGCGCGGCGCGCCAAGGCGCTACCGCGGATCATGGAAGACCCGACGCGCGTTCCCGACCATCTGTTCAGCGGGCCTGAGCTGCCGATTGATGACGCGGTCCGAAGACGTTTCTTCGGTGAAGAATGA
- a CDS encoding enoyl-CoA hydratase/isomerase family protein has product MNKYGDVSVEIGNDYVATVEIHRPPHNFFDDALIRNIADAFEALDQDAGCRGILLAAEGKSFCAGANFQSRPENNPLNQSQTPKGSNPLYLEAVRLFRCKKPVVAAIQGPAIGGGLGLSLVADFRVAAPEARFAANFVKIGIHPGFGLTYTLPRLIGMQRASLLFLSGRRIDGETAVAWGLADQLSPLDRLRANAHALAAEIAESAPLAIISTRATLRDKLADTVEAQTRHELHEQTWLMKTDDHKEGVKAVAERRPGRFTGK; this is encoded by the coding sequence ATGAACAAGTATGGTGATGTGAGCGTCGAGATCGGCAACGACTATGTAGCGACCGTCGAGATTCATCGGCCGCCGCACAACTTTTTCGACGACGCCTTGATCCGCAACATCGCGGACGCCTTCGAGGCCCTCGATCAGGACGCCGGCTGCCGCGGCATCCTGCTCGCCGCCGAAGGCAAGTCGTTTTGCGCCGGCGCGAACTTTCAGAGCCGTCCGGAGAACAACCCGCTCAATCAGAGCCAGACGCCAAAGGGCAGCAACCCGCTTTATCTCGAAGCGGTGCGGCTCTTTCGCTGCAAGAAGCCGGTGGTCGCGGCGATTCAGGGACCAGCGATCGGCGGCGGCCTCGGGCTCTCTCTGGTCGCGGATTTTCGCGTCGCCGCGCCCGAGGCGCGCTTTGCCGCGAATTTCGTCAAAATCGGCATCCATCCGGGTTTTGGCCTGACCTACACCCTGCCGCGGCTTATCGGGATGCAACGGGCGTCGCTGCTCTTCTTGTCCGGGCGCCGGATCGACGGCGAAACGGCAGTGGCGTGGGGACTCGCCGATCAGCTTTCACCGCTCGATCGACTCCGCGCCAACGCCCACGCGCTGGCGGCGGAGATCGCCGAGAGCGCTCCCCTCGCGATTATCTCGACCCGCGCGACCCTGCGCGACAAGCTCGCCGATACCGTCGAGGCGCAGACGCGTCACGAACTCCACGAGCAGACCTGGCTGATGAAAACCGACGATCATAAGGAAGGGGTAAAAGCCGTCGCTGAGCGTCGGCCAGGCCGCTTCACTGGCAAGTGA
- a CDS encoding LLM class F420-dependent oxidoreductase — protein MKIGFFCVGIANFAQPEILAATAIHAERLNFATLWAPEHLLFVEGQASHYPYARGESLPVPTTIPLLNPFLALTYAAARTSRIRLATGICLVPEYNPLLLAKICASLDYLSRGRFALGIGIGWLREEFVALGIPWEKRAKRTREYVEAMRGLWGEQNDYAGEFVNFKGALSYPKPISGAALPILVGGQSEAALKRAAVYGDGWCGFNLTPAETAEAIAKIRRMRVEHGRAATPFEFLVTPTNSNTPDDLKRYRDAGVDELYLTPAFQQAPANEAEVVKLLEGLSRTWVEPAAKV, from the coding sequence ATGAAAATCGGCTTTTTTTGCGTCGGGATCGCGAACTTCGCGCAGCCCGAGATTCTCGCCGCCACCGCGATCCATGCAGAACGCCTCAACTTCGCGACCCTCTGGGCGCCTGAGCATCTGCTGTTCGTCGAAGGCCAGGCCTCGCACTATCCCTACGCGCGCGGCGAGAGTCTGCCGGTGCCGACCACGATCCCGCTGCTCAATCCGTTTCTGGCCTTGACCTATGCCGCCGCCCGCACGTCGAGGATTCGGCTCGCCACCGGCATCTGCCTCGTCCCCGAGTACAACCCGCTGCTGCTCGCCAAAATCTGCGCGTCGCTGGATTATCTGAGCCGCGGACGCTTCGCCCTGGGAATCGGTATCGGCTGGCTGCGCGAGGAGTTCGTCGCCCTCGGCATCCCGTGGGAGAAGCGTGCTAAGCGCACACGCGAATACGTCGAAGCGATGCGCGGGCTGTGGGGCGAGCAGAATGATTACGCGGGCGAGTTCGTCAATTTCAAGGGCGCGCTCAGCTATCCGAAGCCGATCAGCGGCGCCGCGCTGCCGATTCTAGTCGGCGGTCAAAGCGAGGCCGCGCTGAAGCGCGCCGCGGTTTATGGCGACGGCTGGTGCGGATTCAATTTGACTCCCGCCGAGACCGCCGAGGCGATCGCGAAGATCCGCCGCATGCGGGTCGAGCATGGCCGCGCGGCCACGCCCTTCGAGTTCCTGGTTACGCCCACTAACTCGAACACGCCCGATGACCTCAAGCGCTACCGTGACGCCGGCGTGGACGAGCTCTACCTGACGCCGGCGTTCCAGCAGGCGCCGGCCAATGAAGCCGAGGTCGTCAAGCTGCTCGAAGGGCTGAGCCGCACTTGGGTCGAGCCCGCGGCAAAAGTTTGA
- a CDS encoding dienelactone hydrolase family protein — translation MKNLAARATVTIVALLAVWSIAAPARGKIVSKTITLNAGQIVSHSFLVYDDSLKSRRPGVLVVPEFWGLNDYAKSRAKMLAQLGYVALAVDMYGDGKVTTDPKQAGAWATALETGDRAELRRRINAALDELKRDPRVDSAKTAAIGYCFGGTTVLELARSGADLQSVVSFHGHPGTGAVAQPGAIRARILLCAGADDPYVPPAQLEAFEQEMRTAGANWEIDIYSGAKHSFTNPGADQYHVPALAYNRDADQRSWAAMRELFDETLQ, via the coding sequence ATGAAAAATCTTGCAGCCAGGGCGACAGTCACGATAGTGGCCTTGCTTGCCGTGTGGTCGATTGCAGCTCCGGCGCGCGGCAAGATTGTGTCGAAGACGATCACTCTCAACGCCGGCCAAATCGTCTCGCACAGTTTCCTGGTTTATGACGACAGCTTGAAGAGCCGCCGTCCCGGCGTCCTGGTGGTGCCGGAATTCTGGGGCCTGAACGACTACGCCAAAAGCCGCGCGAAGATGCTGGCGCAGCTCGGCTACGTCGCCCTGGCGGTGGACATGTACGGCGACGGGAAAGTCACGACGGACCCCAAGCAGGCGGGGGCGTGGGCCACCGCACTCGAGACCGGTGATCGCGCCGAACTGCGCCGGCGGATCAATGCCGCGCTCGACGAACTAAAACGCGATCCGCGCGTCGATTCCGCTAAAACTGCGGCGATCGGCTACTGCTTCGGCGGCACGACCGTACTTGAGCTCGCCCGCAGCGGCGCCGATCTCCAAAGCGTCGTCAGTTTCCATGGTCACCCGGGGACCGGGGCGGTTGCGCAACCGGGCGCAATCCGGGCGCGGATTCTGCTCTGCGCCGGCGCCGATGATCCTTACGTGCCGCCCGCACAGCTCGAGGCTTTTGAGCAGGAGATGCGAACCGCGGGTGCGAACTGGGAAATTGACATCTATAGCGGCGCGAAACACAGCTTCACAAATCCGGGCGCGGACCAATACCACGTCCCCGCGCTCGCCTATAACCGCGACGCTGATCAACGCTCGTGGGCAGCGATGCGGGAGCTCTTCGACGAGACTTTGCAGTAG
- a CDS encoding enoyl-CoA hydratase-related protein — translation MKILFDKRGPLAYVTINRPERLNACDHESYARLAEVWTEFQEDAALRVAILTGAGERAFCAGSDIKSNYVERPGEEPHNLLFPVMLALDKPVIAAINGHANGGGLEQALACDIRVAAEHAQFGLGEVRLGWLPGGGGTQRLPRLIPLGRALEMLYTGNRIDAPEALRLGLVDHVVPMNQLIGKCEAIAGEICKSAPLAVRRIKRVALDGLDQPLADGLALEREHYEWLQTTADAREGALAFAEKRQPNWQNK, via the coding sequence ATGAAAATTCTCTTCGACAAACGCGGGCCGCTCGCCTACGTCACGATCAATCGGCCGGAACGGCTGAACGCCTGCGACCACGAGTCTTACGCGCGGCTCGCCGAAGTCTGGACGGAATTTCAGGAGGACGCCGCGCTCCGCGTCGCCATCCTGACCGGCGCGGGTGAGCGCGCCTTCTGCGCTGGCAGCGACATCAAAAGCAACTACGTCGAGCGACCGGGCGAGGAGCCGCACAATCTGCTGTTCCCGGTGATGCTGGCGCTCGACAAGCCGGTCATCGCCGCGATCAATGGCCACGCCAACGGCGGCGGCCTCGAGCAGGCGCTGGCCTGCGATATCCGCGTCGCCGCAGAGCACGCGCAGTTCGGACTGGGTGAGGTGCGCCTCGGATGGCTGCCCGGGGGCGGCGGCACGCAGCGGCTGCCGCGGCTGATCCCACTCGGCCGTGCACTCGAGATGCTCTACACGGGCAATCGGATCGACGCGCCGGAGGCGCTGCGCCTCGGTTTGGTCGATCACGTCGTGCCGATGAACCAGCTAATCGGCAAGTGCGAAGCGATCGCGGGCGAAATCTGCAAGAGCGCACCGCTCGCCGTGCGGCGGATCAAACGAGTCGCTCTCGACGGCCTCGATCAACCTCTCGCCGACGGCTTGGCCCTCGAGCGCGAACATTATGAGTGGCTGCAAACCACCGCCGACGCGCGCGAAGGCGCCCTCGCCTTCGCCGAGAAGCGTCAACCCAATTGGCAGAATAAGTAG